The DNA segment TGTTCCCCAGCGCCAGCCCAAAAAAGTAGCGCGTTCGGTGGAGACTACGGCGGCGGGATTCTCTCTGGAACTCCACACAGCCACAGTTTGACTAGCACCACTATTGGGTATCAAAACACCACCATGCACATTACCAAAAATTCCCCCGTTGTTTACCCAGCTATGACTTAAGGTTTTGGGGGGTTTGATTTCTTGTTTATCTTTGAGGCTAAATCCCCAATAGCCGCCTAAGAGGGTTTTTAATAATTGACGGACTCCTGGGGCGGAGAGACTACCAACGGGGCCGCTAGCAATGATGTTACCGCCTTGGCTTTTCCACTGTTCCAAGGCGATCGCTTGAGTTGGTGTCAGGGTTTCAATATTCGGTAAAAATAACACGCGGCGATCGCCCCAATCTGCTGCATTACTCACACTTGCTAGGGGAATTACACAATATTCCACCCCAATATTTTGCAAGCGTTTGGTAATTCCAGCCCAATGCTGTGTATTGTCTGGACTTTTAACTACACTCAAAACGGGTTTTTCTGCCGCCTTTGCTGTCAAAATATCAACACAATTAAAAATAACTAATTGCAGAGTAAAAATGAAGAATCCAGTTTTTTTAATTTGTAATCTATGATTATCTTTATTGACTTTTTTGTGATTCTTCACTATTTCTCCTCACTGCTCATTAATTATTATTTATTATTTATGAATTAAATCAACCAGGATTTACATCAGGAAAACAACTGATATTGCCTATTTAAACGCTAACACTATCAGTAATACAGGTCTTTATCAGTTCTTCAACACCTGCTATTGGTAAGATTTTGGTTTGTAATTGCCGAGCTACTTCTTCAACACTCATATCATCTAAAAAAACTAATTCTCCATGTTTGAGCATGACATTAGGTAGCAAAATGCCTCCACCTAAATCCTGTTCTTTTAAGTGTAAAAGTAAATCGTGTCCAGTAATTAACCCGGTAACACTAATAGTTTGTCCCCAGTAATCACTAGATAAAGCACGCATATTTATTTCTAATCCTTCCACCGCATTTAAGCTTTTGAGAATTGGTTGAAAGGCTTTTTCTACAGCATTACCAACAACCCAAGTTAACTTTTTGGGATGGTTGATTTTTGCTGGTAATAATTCCGCCGCAGTCTCAGCAAATTGTTTGAGAAATAACCTAATTGAACCTACACCATTATCAATTTGGGGGTATTCTTCGTACTCAGCTTCGCTAGGTAATTCCTCACCCGCAATCAAAAACCATTCGTCTGCTAACCAAGCCACATTAGAACCAAATTGTCGGCGAAATTCTTGAGTTAGCGATCGCACCTGTGCAATCACTTCTTGGGCTTTCTCTCTAGTTACAGGTATAAGTTCGTCTTCTTCAGGACGAAATCTTGTTAACCCGACTGGTACAACTGCCACTGAGGCAACGGTAGGCACATCCCTATCATGAAATGACGCTAAATCCCGTAGTGTTTGTTCCAGATGTTTGCCATCATTTATACCAGGACACACAACTACTTGAGCATGGATTTGCAGCCTTCTGGTTTGAAACCACCGCAACTGGTCTAATATTTGCGCCGCACGGGTATTTTTCAGCAGTCTAATTCTCACTTCCGGTTCCGTCGCATGAACGGATACATATAAGGGAGACAGACGCATTTGTTCAATCCGTTGCCACTCCCTTTCCGGTAAATTGGTGAGAGTTAGATAAGAGCCGTATAAAAAACTTAACCGATAATCATCATCTTTTAAATACAGGCTAGAACGCTTACCTGGGGGTTGTTGGTCAATAAAACAAAACGGACAACGATTATTGCACTGAATTAGACCATCAAACAAAGCCGTTTCAAACTCTAACCCCAGGTCTTCGTCGTAGTCTTTCTCAATTTCGATATGATGAGTTTTGCCAGAAGCGTCTAAAACCTCCAATTCCAGGAACTCATCAGAGCATAAAAATTTATAATCAATTAAATCGCGGGGCTGTACACCATTAATAGCTACAAGCGCATCCCCCGCTTCAAAGCCAATCTCAGCAGCTATAGAATCAGGTAGTACTTTGGTGATACGGGCGGGAAGAATAGCAGCCATGAATCAAAAGCCAATATCTCATTAGAGTCACTACTAATGAATATAGACTAATGGCAGTAAGATTCAGAACACAGACAACCGCTTGCAAACAATCTTACAAAAGTTATTCATACTGACGCACCCTTGTATATTAAAAGAAGTGGTAGACCGTCGCACCCTAGGTCATTAAAGACCGCTTTGTAGCATGGGTCACCACAACAATCTCTTTGACAGAACTCGAACAGTCGCCGGGGTCAAAGCTTTAAACTACTGACATTTAAAGTATACAGTCCGCATCGGGCAAGGATGAGTGAAATCAAGGGGATGAATTAAAAACTTCTTGACAAAATAGTTGAGATTCAAAAATGGAAAACATCTCTGTGTGGGTAGGCATTGACGTGAGCAAAGCGACCCTCGATGTTTATATCCGTCCCATCGGTAAAGCATTGAAGTTTGCTAATACAGAACTAGAAATATTTAATTTAGTTGAACAATTAAAATTTTATGATTTGAACCTCATCGTACTAGAAGCAACCGGAGGATTAGAAACAGAACTGGTCATTCAACTACAGGCAGCAATGCTACCAGTAGCATTAATCAATCCACGTCAAGGACGAAATTTTGCCAAAGCCACTGGTAAACTCGCCAAAACAGATGCTATCGATGCACAAATATTGGCACACTTTGGGGAAGCAATGAAACCTCAAGTGTTAAACATTGAGTCACAAGCATCTCGTCAATTAGGAGAATTAATTAGTCGTCGAAGACAATTAGTTGAGATGCAAACTGCTGAAAAAAATCGACGCTCACGCGCCCGTGGTAAAGCATTGGCAGATATTGAAGCACACATTGAATATCTTGACGAACGTCTCAAACAACTCAATCAAGAAATTGAGCAATTAACTCAAAACAATCAACAATGGATTGAAAAAGTTAATTTACTCAAAACTACTCCTGGTATTGGCCAAGTTATTTCGACAACTCTGGTTTCTGATTTGCCAGAACTCGGTCAACTCACTGCCAAACAAATTTCTCGCTTAGTTGGTGTTGCACCTATCAATCATGATAGTGGTCAACACAAAGGTAAGCGCATGATTAATGGCGGTCGCGCTCATGTTCGTGCCACTCTTTATATGGGTGCTGTTGTTGCTATGCGTCATAATCCGGTTATCAAGGCCTTTTATGAGCGTCTTGTCGAACGTGGTAAATCGAAAAAATTAGCTCTCACTGCTTGCGTTCATAAAATGTTAGTCATTTTAAATGCAATGGTTCGGGATAATTTACCTTGGCGTGTTACTGACAACTTACAACCCATTCCCAACGCTTAATCACAATTGACCGTTTTTATACTTGGAAATACTCTCCCTGATGATCCTATTGCCGCATTTGGGTCAATTTTTGATGCTCTTTTTTATCTTCACGGGAAATCCAGCAACTGGGGAAGATTCTGCGGCGAAGCGGAGTGGCTGGTGCGGGCTGCTACCATCTTAGCCAAGAGCCACAAGTCTTTTTGCCCGTACCAGCCACCGCAGAATCTAGCGCAGCGTTCCCCAGTTGCGTCAATGTTCAGAGTCCCGGTTTTTGTTAACGATCGCTTGACTTTCAAGACAGTCGCTACTAACTTGTATGCTTTGTTGTCAGTTGATAGTTGTCAGTTGACCGTTGTCAGCGAAAACGAAAAGACGTGCAAGTTAAACGCGTGACAGTTTATGAGGAATTGGGTAAAAGATAAATTACCTAGTCCCCAGTCCCCAATCCCCTAACTATTTTGCAAAATTCCGGCGCTAATTGCCCCTAAAATCGCTACACCAAACACTAACCGATACCAAATAAACACCCAAGTACTTTGGGTTTTAAGAAAACTCAGTAAGCCAGCGATCGCAAGATATGAAAAAATAGCCGCAGAAATCACTCCCATAATTAGAGGAAGCGCTGCACCATCGGCTATACCTTCAGCTAAAAGATCTTTTAGTTCGACTAACCCAGCCAAAGTAATCGCAGGAATCCCTAGCAAAAAGGAAAATCTGGCGGCGGTTTCCCTTTGTAGTCCCATAAATAACCCGCTTGTGAGGGTGGAACCGGAACGGGAGACACCAGGAATTAAAGTTAGTGCTTGGGCTAAACCCATCAACAGCCCATCCTGCATTGTCAGATGTTCAAAATCTCGCTCACGTTTGCCTAATTTTTCCCCCACCCCTAGTAACAAGGACATCACTATCGAGGCAACGGCGATCGCTCCTAAACTTCTAATAGGCGAACTATCATAGTCGGGGATAAATGTTTTAATCAGCAACCCAAAAAAGACGATGGGTATGGTTCCTAAAACAATTCCTAAAGATAAACGTAAATCATAATCAGCGTAATCTTTCAAGGCGATCGCTCTTGTCGCGCCCTTAATAATTCTTGTCAAATCTCCCCAGAAGTACCACAGCACAGCCGCAATACTCCCCAACTGGATGATAGCCGTGAAAGCTACCCCCGGATCACCCCAACCAAGGGCGACTGGTACAACTTTCAGATGTGCTGTACTACTAATGGGTAGGAACTCAGTCATTCCTTGCACAAAACCTAAAACAATCGCCTGCAAAATATTCATTTGCTGCACCCCACCACCTCCTGAGTTAGGTGAGGCGCTAAAAACTTCCAACGGAAACAGCACTACCGACAAAGCCGCCGATACTGCACTGATAAGCACAAACCATTGACGTTTGAATATAGACATTACTTTACCTGCGATCGCTTTAATTAAAAGAATTAAGTAACCCAAGTTGCCAGTTTAAGGCTGCTGTAGTTTTTGGGCTTGGTCATTGGTAATGAATTGTTAACCAATTACCAGTTACCAATTACCAGTTCTCGTCAGATAACTAGCAACTTATGTTAAATAAACAGCTAACTAGATAAGTCCCCAGGAAAATAACCCAACAAAGCATCTCATGTTACAGCTTGCGGTGCAATAGTCAATCGTCAATTGTTATTAGTTCTTTCCCCTGCGCCCCATCTCCTCATACGTGGTAGTATAAATATGCCCCCAGGGGGGATTATTGAGTATGGTATTTTGAGTAATATAAAGATTAGTAACAATTATTAAAACTTTGATTAATAATATTTTGGCATCTTACGCAACTTCTACCACTCCAGGGATTACGGAACTACCGCAAGGCGAAACTGGACAGAAGAATATTAAAGAATTGGAATCAACACTACAAGCATCTCCTTCTTTGCCTTTAGCCCTAGTGTCTAGGCAAACATGGCTAGTGTTTGCAGCAGCAGTGTTTTTAGTATCAGTACCAGTATTTATAGAAGCGCCATTAGTGCGATCGCTGCCCACATTGAGTTTAGCTCTCACAGGATTTTGGGTGTGGCTAAGTTTTACTTTAATGTCCCGTCCAGCAACCTATGTATGGGGAGATTTGCTTTTAGGCTTTAGCTGGAGTTGGCTAGCAGGGGGAATTTATTGGGGTTGGCTACGTTGGGAACCTTTGTGGCATTTACCAGTAGAGTCTATAGGATTACCATTTGCTTGTTGGTGTTTGTTACGCAACTGGGGCAAAGTAGGTAACTGGTTTTATTTAGGTTCCTTACTCGGCACAGTTTTAACAGATGTGTATTTTTATTTAGTAGATTTAATGCCCTACTGGCGGCAAATCATGGTAGTAGAACCTGAAAACGTGTCGCCCATTTTACAAGCAGCTGTTAGCCAAGTGCAAACACCTTGGGGTATATCGTGGGCAGTTATTCTGGGTTTGGTACTACTAATAGCGGGAACTGTACCCTTAACTAAAAAGCAGCGACACTGGTACGCTTTCGGTGGAGCAGTCTTAAGTACAATTTTGGTAGACAGCTTATTTTTAATAGCCGCCCTGACAGCATAATTCAATTCAAAATACCCTACGGGAAGCTCAAGCTACAAAATTCAAAATAGCCTACGGCAAGGCTACACCAACAAAATTAAAGACAGCTACCCACAAGAGGCTGTTTAGATTGGGTGTAATGGTGTTAAACCCCTAAACCCCCACACCCCTAAACAAATATTGTGAGCATTAATAAGCTGTATATTAGTTTCTGATGGCTGCTGTGTGTTGATTAAGTCATTAGCTTCTCATAAACAGTAGAAACGTTGTACGCAAAGTCTCTACTATATATTTTTGAAGGCTTTTTGCTTAAAGCTGTTGTTTCAGTTTGATGGAAAGAGGTAAAAAAATCGTGAAAGGATTGGTGCGTTTATTAACAGTATTTAGCTTGTTGCTAGGCTGCTGGGGATGGTTAGGAACAACTCAAATTGCCCAAGCTGGCAGTTTACAAAGTTTTTTGGTTCCTCAAATCCCAGTTTTGGCAATTGAACGACAAAATCGGGCAGATGCCAAACTAGCAACAGAATTCGGTGAAAAAATCGATTTGAACAATACCAACGTAAGAGCTTTTCAACAATATCCAGGGTTATATCCCACTCTGGCTAAAAAGATTATCCAGAATGCTCCTTACGGCAAGGTAGAGGATGTCTTGAATCTACCAGGATTAAGCGATGGTCAAAAACAACTCTTACAGTCTAATTTTGATAAATTCACCGTCACAGAACTAGAACCTGCCTTCAACGAAGGAGACGATCGCTTTAACAACGGTATTTACAGATAACCCAATTTGTATTTTCCGTCAACAAGACTAACCCACTCTCTATCCCAGGGGGTGGGAGTCTTATTATTAAATCAGGGGATAGGTAATAGGTAATAGGTGATTGGTGATTGGTGATTACCCATTATTCATTACCCATTACCCGTTACCCATTACCCAGATTTCTAACCTTGTCACAAATAGAGTTTCCTAGCCAATTTGATGTTTTAGTGGTCGGTGCTGGTGCGGCTGGACTGTATACGGCATTGTGTCTGCCAGAATCCTTACGAGTCGGCTTGATTACCAAAGAAACTGTTGCTTTATCTGCTAGTGATTGGGCGCAGGGTGGTATAGCTGCTGCGATCGCCCCTAATGATTCTCCTTCTCTACATATTGAAGATACAATTCAAGCAGGAGCAGGCTTGTGTGATGTTGCAGCCGTAGAATTTCTGGCTCAACAAGCCCCCAAATGTATCGAATCTTTGGTTAACTTGGGAGTTGCTTTTGACCGACACGGACAAGCTTTAGCATTAACTTTAGAAGCTGCCCATTCTCGTAACCGTGTTCTTCACGCCGCCGACACTACAGGTAGGGAAGTCACAACTACTCTCACGGATCAAGTATTACGTCGTCCCAATATCCAAGTAATTCAGCAAGCTTTGGCTTTGAGTCTTTGGCTGGAACCAGAAACTGGTCATTGTCAAGGAATCAGCCTGTTTTATCAAGGTGCAATTACATGGGTCAGGGCTGGGGCTGTAGTCCTGGCGACTGGTGGCGGTGGTCAAGTATTTGCCCAAACCACAAACCCGGCGGTCAGTACTGGCGATGGAGTTGCAATTGCATGGCGGGCTGGGGCTATTCTCCGGGACTTAGAATTTGTCCAATTTCACCCCACAGCCTTAACTAAACCAGGTGCAGACCGTTTCCTGATTAGTGAAGCAGTCCGTGGTGAAGGCGCACACCTAGTAGATAATGAAGGGCGGCGATTTGCTTTTGACTATCACCCGGCTGGAGAATTAGCACCCAGAGACGTTGTGAGTCGGGCTATATTTAGTCATTTACAACGCACTGCTGTCGATCCTGCCACAGCCCATGTGTGGTTGGATATGCGCCCCATCCCCGAAGACAAGATTCGTCTCCGGTTTCCTAATATTGTTAAGGTTTGTCAGCGTTGGGGTATAGATGTTTTCCGCGAACCAATTCCTGTAGCCCCAGCCGCCCATTATTGGATGGGTGGTATTGCCACCAATTTAAAGAATCAAACTAATATACCTGGATTGTATGCAGTGGGAGAAACCGCTAGTACAGGTGTACATGGTGCTAATCGTTTAGCAAGTAATTCATTGCTGGAGTGTATTGTCTTTGGCGCGCAACTAGCAAATCTCACGCCAGCAGATTTGATACAGCATACAGAAACACCAGCCTTACCCACAAGAGAATTTAAGATTGATGCCAGCGAGTGGCAACACCAGCAATCACAATTAGCCATACTGCGAGAAAAGTTACCGCGTCTAGTTTGGCAAAGCGCTGGTATTTGTCGAGAACAGTCTACTTTATCTGTGGCGATCGCTACTGTAAAATCTTGGCAACAGGATTTTGCAGCGCTGCCTTTAAGCCAATTTTTGTTATCTCTACAACCAAACGAGCCAGTTAGCTGTAATTTTTCAGATACCGACCAACAACTACGACTCTGGGCAGAAACAGGCAATTTACTCGATGTTGCCTATTTAATACTCAAAAGCGCTGCTTTTAGAATTGAAAGCCGTGGCGGACACTTCCGTTTAGACTATCCCCACTCAAATCCTGATTGGCAAGTCCACTCTCTAGTACAAAAGCACCAATGGTGGCAATCTCCGATTATGAAATCTTAAATAATGCTTAAGTATATTCAACTAAGTGTTTAAGTTCCATATACTACGCGATGTGCAACTTATTTTTGAAACCCCTCTCCAAACCTCTCCCCGAAGCGGAGAGAGGCTTTGAATCTTGCTCCCCTTCCCTTGCAGGGAAGGGGTTGGGGGTTAGGTTTGAGAGAAAGTTGCACACGGCGTTATACTGACTTCCAATAGACACAAATAAATACTGATAGCAAATTGATATTTATTTCCAGGTAATCACTCTGGATTTAAATTTTTCACGGTGTTAGGCGCAAATTACCGCAGCTACGGAACTATTTAGTCAAATAGTCCACACCGTGCTTGTTAGCTTATAAAACCCTGGAAAAAATCAATATTTAGCGAGTACCGCTACCATGCTGGCTATCTGGCCCACCGTAATTTGGTGGAACATAAGATTCTTCCAAATCTTGTGGTTTTTGCTCAGATTGGCTCGGTATCGTGCTTATATCCCTAGAACTGCTAGCCAAGGAAACATGACTCTGGTTGCCATTGGCATCTGCCACCTTGGGAATAATTAGGCTGGCACTAATGCAAAATATCACAACACCGATAATTGTCCAGTTGGTTTTCATATGCTTGGGGAATTATTTTTAAATTTCTGATTTATCTACAGGTTGTTTATTTTTTTACAAAAGAGAAAAGGATTTTTCCCAAAAATTAAACACTGGGTAATTTTATTGGTGAGACAGAGAAATACTTAACTAAAACACCGTGAAGAGTCGCATCCTTTCAAGAATTGACACAGAAAGGTACTCAATAGTTAAGCAATATAACTTACGGCCAGTTATTTTCACCGGTCTTTGGTTATAGTTATTTCTCCGTCAAAAGTTATATATGTTCATTAATTACCACAGGAGAAATATCAACATCATATTTTTTTAATTATTTTTTAACAATTCATAGTGTAAATACTCACATTCATAGTAGCGGT comes from the Nostoc sp. PCC 7120 = FACHB-418 genome and includes:
- a CDS encoding TIGR03279 family radical SAM protein, with translation MAAILPARITKVLPDSIAAEIGFEAGDALVAINGVQPRDLIDYKFLCSDEFLELEVLDASGKTHHIEIEKDYDEDLGLEFETALFDGLIQCNNRCPFCFIDQQPPGKRSSLYLKDDDYRLSFLYGSYLTLTNLPEREWQRIEQMRLSPLYVSVHATEPEVRIRLLKNTRAAQILDQLRWFQTRRLQIHAQVVVCPGINDGKHLEQTLRDLASFHDRDVPTVASVAVVPVGLTRFRPEEDELIPVTREKAQEVIAQVRSLTQEFRRQFGSNVAWLADEWFLIAGEELPSEAEYEEYPQIDNGVGSIRLFLKQFAETAAELLPAKINHPKKLTWVVGNAVEKAFQPILKSLNAVEGLEINMRALSSDYWGQTISVTGLITGHDLLLHLKEQDLGGGILLPNVMLKHGELVFLDDMSVEEVARQLQTKILPIAGVEELIKTCITDSVSV
- a CDS encoding IS110 family transposase, which codes for MENISVWVGIDVSKATLDVYIRPIGKALKFANTELEIFNLVEQLKFYDLNLIVLEATGGLETELVIQLQAAMLPVALINPRQGRNFAKATGKLAKTDAIDAQILAHFGEAMKPQVLNIESQASRQLGELISRRRQLVEMQTAEKNRRSRARGKALADIEAHIEYLDERLKQLNQEIEQLTQNNQQWIEKVNLLKTTPGIGQVISTTLVSDLPELGQLTAKQISRLVGVAPINHDSGQHKGKRMINGGRAHVRATLYMGAVVAMRHNPVIKAFYERLVERGKSKKLALTACVHKMLVILNAMVRDNLPWRVTDNLQPIPNA
- a CDS encoding undecaprenyl-diphosphate phosphatase gives rise to the protein MSIFKRQWFVLISAVSAALSVVLFPLEVFSASPNSGGGGVQQMNILQAIVLGFVQGMTEFLPISSTAHLKVVPVALGWGDPGVAFTAIIQLGSIAAVLWYFWGDLTRIIKGATRAIALKDYADYDLRLSLGIVLGTIPIVFFGLLIKTFIPDYDSSPIRSLGAIAVASIVMSLLLGVGEKLGKRERDFEHLTMQDGLLMGLAQALTLIPGVSRSGSTLTSGLFMGLQRETAARFSFLLGIPAITLAGLVELKDLLAEGIADGAALPLIMGVISAAIFSYLAIAGLLSFLKTQSTWVFIWYRLVFGVAILGAISAGILQNS
- a CDS encoding DUF3120 domain-containing protein; this encodes MINNILASYATSTTPGITELPQGETGQKNIKELESTLQASPSLPLALVSRQTWLVFAAAVFLVSVPVFIEAPLVRSLPTLSLALTGFWVWLSFTLMSRPATYVWGDLLLGFSWSWLAGGIYWGWLRWEPLWHLPVESIGLPFACWCLLRNWGKVGNWFYLGSLLGTVLTDVYFYLVDLMPYWRQIMVVEPENVSPILQAAVSQVQTPWGISWAVILGLVLLIAGTVPLTKKQRHWYAFGGAVLSTILVDSLFLIAALTA
- the psbU gene encoding photosystem II complex extrinsic protein PsbU, which produces MKGLVRLLTVFSLLLGCWGWLGTTQIAQAGSLQSFLVPQIPVLAIERQNRADAKLATEFGEKIDLNNTNVRAFQQYPGLYPTLAKKIIQNAPYGKVEDVLNLPGLSDGQKQLLQSNFDKFTVTELEPAFNEGDDRFNNGIYR
- the nadB gene encoding L-aspartate oxidase; its protein translation is MSQIEFPSQFDVLVVGAGAAGLYTALCLPESLRVGLITKETVALSASDWAQGGIAAAIAPNDSPSLHIEDTIQAGAGLCDVAAVEFLAQQAPKCIESLVNLGVAFDRHGQALALTLEAAHSRNRVLHAADTTGREVTTTLTDQVLRRPNIQVIQQALALSLWLEPETGHCQGISLFYQGAITWVRAGAVVLATGGGGQVFAQTTNPAVSTGDGVAIAWRAGAILRDLEFVQFHPTALTKPGADRFLISEAVRGEGAHLVDNEGRRFAFDYHPAGELAPRDVVSRAIFSHLQRTAVDPATAHVWLDMRPIPEDKIRLRFPNIVKVCQRWGIDVFREPIPVAPAAHYWMGGIATNLKNQTNIPGLYAVGETASTGVHGANRLASNSLLECIVFGAQLANLTPADLIQHTETPALPTREFKIDASEWQHQQSQLAILREKLPRLVWQSAGICREQSTLSVAIATVKSWQQDFAALPLSQFLLSLQPNEPVSCNFSDTDQQLRLWAETGNLLDVAYLILKSAAFRIESRGGHFRLDYPHSNPDWQVHSLVQKHQWWQSPIMKS